One window of Amaranthus tricolor cultivar Red isolate AtriRed21 chromosome 11, ASM2621246v1, whole genome shotgun sequence genomic DNA carries:
- the LOC130827396 gene encoding E3 ubiquitin-protein ligase MIEL1-like, giving the protein MAEETSVAHNREENSFPEDRHDFGKLQFGCNHYKRRCRIRAPCCNRIFTCRHCHNEAMSSLTNPKEQHELVRHEIKQVICAVCDTEQPVAKVCSSCGVNMGEYFCEVCKFYDDEIHKEQFHCDECGICRVGGRENFFHCAKCGSCYSMGLRDNHECVQDAMKNFCPICYEYLFDSIKGTQVMRCGHTIHMDCFKNMLKQKQYRCPVCSRSAVDMSRNWELLDAEIGATTMPAEFQHEVMILCNDCSGTSRVKFHIFGHKCSKCNSYNTRVTQKFDIQPEPPSDS; this is encoded by the exons ATGGCGGAAGAAACCTCTGTAGCTCATAACCGCGAAGAAAATTCCTTTCCCGAAGACCGCCATGATTTCGGCAAGTTACAATTCGG ATGCAACCATTACAAGAGACGATGCCGAATTCGAGCTCCTTGCTGCAATCGAATTTTCACATGCCGCCATTGTCACAACGAAGCCATG AGCTCTTTGACCAATCCCAAGGAGCAGCATGAGCTTGTTCGCCATGAAATTAAGCAA GTTATTTGTGCGGTTTGTGATACTGAGCAACCG GTAGCAAAAGTTTGCTCTAGTTGTGGAGTTAACATGGGCGAGTATTTTTGTGAGGTTTGTAAGTTCTATGATGATGAG ATACATAAAGAACAATTCCACTGTGATGAATGTGGTATTTGCAG GGTTGGTGGTCGTGAGAACTTCTTTCATTGCGCAAAGTGTG GATCTTGTTACTCCATGGGCCTTCGTGACAATCATGAGTGTGTACAAGATGCCATGAAGAATTTTTGCCCTATCTGCTACGAG TATCTGTTTGACTCGATCAAAGGCACGCAAGTCATGAGATGTGGACATACAATTCATATGGATTGCTTTAAAAACAtgttaaaacagaaaca GTATCGGTGCCCTGTGTGCTCAAGATCTGCTGTGGACATGTCAAGAAATTGGGAACTGTTGGATGCGGag ATTGGAGCTACTACGATGCCTGCCGAGTTTCAGCACGAG GTAATGATCCTCTGCAATGACTGCAGTGGTACAAGCCGAGTGAAGTTCCATATATTTGGACACAAATGCAGTAAATGCAATTCTTATAATACTCGCGTAACTCAAAAGTTTGATATTCAGCCGGAGCCACCGTCAGATAGCTGA
- the LOC130827397 gene encoding uncharacterized protein LOC130827397 yields MASTLRVGLQKGIQYKEIVNGSLFTLTRFIHGFALPPSMDSTLSPPLTLPHQSDSDYSCQYPGFAPGGGSMDLTAVPKKKVSKHKRGIRNGPKALKPTPVIIRCKSCGRVKLPHFYCCGGRREDLGDAAN; encoded by the exons ATGGCTTCTACATTGAGAGTTGGATTACAGAAAGGTATTCAGTATAAAGAAATAGTTAATGGAAGCTTGTTTACTTTGACAAGATTCATCCATGGTTTTGCGCTTCCACCATCAATGGACTCCACACTATCTCCCCCTTTGACTCTACCTCATCAGTCTGATTCCGATTATTCATGCCAATATCCGGGTTTTGCTCCTGGCGGCGGATCCATGGATCTAACGGCTGTTCCCAAAAAGAAG GTTTCAAAACACAAAAGAGGCATTAGAAATGGACCGAAGGCTTTGAAGCCTACTCCTGTTATAATCCGATGCAA GAGTTGCGGCCGTGTGAAATTGCCACATTTCTATTGTTGCGGAGGTCGCAGGGAAGATCTCGGAGATGCAGCTAATTGA